The Solibacillus sp. FSL W7-1464 genome contains a region encoding:
- the gpmI gene encoding 2,3-bisphosphoglycerate-independent phosphoglycerate mutase, producing MPKQPVALIILDGFAFRDEVKGNAVAQANKPNFDRYWHAYPHATLTASGEAVGLPDGQMGNSEVGHLNIGAGRIVYQSLTRIHKSISDGDFFRNESLLAAVEHAKAHGSKLHLMGLLSDGGVHSHYEHLFALLKLAKANGLEKVYVHGFLDGRDVGPTTALDYIRETEKQMKEIGIGKFASIHGRYYAMDRDRRWERVGLTYNALVDGIGQTASTATAGVESSYEREVHDEFVVPFVVTEEGRPAATISSNDAVIFFNFRPDRAIQLSSLMTNEKFDAMPRSENHPTNLKFVTFTHYSDDVVADVAYEKYDLVNTVGEVISKAGKTQLRIAETEKYPHVTFFMSGGREETFAGEERILIASPKVATYDLKPEMSAYEVTDALLEAIAADKFDAIILNFANPDMVGHSGMLEPTIKAIEAVDECLGKVVDAITAKGGYAIITADHGNSDEVVTLDDKPMTAHTTNPVPVIVTKPGVMLYEDGILADLAPTMLELLNIAQPAEMTGKSLVMPSEQN from the coding sequence ATGCCTAAACAACCCGTTGCATTAATTATTTTAGATGGCTTTGCCTTTCGCGATGAAGTGAAAGGGAATGCCGTAGCACAAGCAAATAAACCGAATTTTGACCGTTACTGGCATGCCTATCCACATGCGACTTTAACAGCAAGTGGTGAAGCAGTAGGTCTACCAGATGGCCAAATGGGGAACTCTGAAGTTGGACACTTAAATATCGGAGCTGGACGTATTGTGTACCAGTCTTTGACACGTATTCATAAATCCATTAGTGACGGCGATTTCTTCCGTAACGAATCGTTACTGGCGGCTGTTGAACATGCAAAAGCGCATGGTTCAAAGCTTCATTTAATGGGTCTGCTTTCGGATGGCGGTGTTCATAGCCATTATGAGCATTTGTTTGCCTTGTTGAAATTGGCGAAAGCAAATGGTCTTGAGAAAGTTTATGTCCACGGTTTCCTTGATGGACGCGATGTCGGTCCAACGACAGCACTTGATTATATCCGTGAAACTGAAAAACAAATGAAAGAAATCGGGATCGGTAAGTTCGCATCGATTCACGGTCGCTATTATGCAATGGACCGTGACCGCCGCTGGGAACGTGTCGGCTTAACGTACAATGCGTTAGTTGACGGGATCGGTCAAACGGCATCTACTGCAACAGCTGGTGTCGAGTCTTCGTATGAACGTGAAGTGCATGATGAATTCGTCGTGCCGTTTGTCGTGACAGAAGAAGGTCGACCAGCCGCAACGATCAGCTCAAACGATGCGGTTATTTTCTTCAATTTCCGTCCGGACCGTGCGATTCAATTATCTTCTTTAATGACAAATGAAAAATTTGACGCGATGCCACGCTCTGAAAATCATCCGACGAATCTGAAATTTGTAACGTTTACACATTACAGTGATGATGTCGTAGCGGATGTAGCGTACGAAAAGTACGATTTAGTCAATACAGTCGGTGAGGTTATTTCCAAAGCAGGCAAAACGCAGCTGCGTATCGCGGAAACGGAAAAATATCCGCATGTTACGTTCTTTATGAGCGGTGGCCGTGAAGAGACATTTGCCGGCGAGGAGCGCATTTTAATCGCATCGCCAAAAGTGGCAACTTACGATCTGAAGCCGGAGATGAGTGCGTATGAAGTGACGGATGCTTTACTGGAAGCTATTGCAGCAGATAAGTTCGATGCGATCATTTTAAACTTTGCGAACCCGGATATGGTCGGACATTCAGGAATGCTTGAACCGACGATCAAAGCGATCGAAGCAGTGGACGAATGTTTAGGGAAAGTCGTTGATGCGATTACGGCTAAAGGCGGCTATGCAATCATTACAGCGGACCACGGGAACTCGGATGAAGTCGTGACACTTGATGACAAGCCGATGACGGCACATACGACAAACCCGGTACCGGTGATTGTGACGAAGCCTGGTGTCATGCTTTATGAAGACGGCATTTTAGCCGATCTGGCACCGACAATGCTTGAATTACTTAATATTGCCCAACCTGCAGAGATGACAGGAAAATCGTTAGTTATGCCAAGCGAACAGAATTGA